The window ACCGCCGACTGCACCTGCGTTTCTGTCATCGTGAAGGACGCACTCTTGCCGGTTTTCTCCGCGACGGCCAGCCTCGCGGCGATGTTCGTCATCCTCTGGTGCGTCGACGCTGCGCTCACGTCGCTCGCGCTGGCAGTCGTTCCGTGCATGGCGCTGGTGTTCCGTCATTACGCGAAGCCGATGATGGATCGCAGCTATCAACAACAGGAGATTGAAGGCCGGATCTACAGCCTGGTGGAGCAAACATTTTCGGCCATGCCGGCCGTGCAGGCGTTCGGCTGTGAAGAGCTGAACGAACGGAGCTTCCGGCAAGCCACACGCGACACCCTCGCCGCGACGCTCGCGCTGACCAACGTACAATTGCAGTTCAAAATCCTGATGGGTCTCGCAACGGCGGCAGGCACGGCAGGCGTATTGTGGCTGGGAACGCAACACGCGCTGGACGGCCGGTTGAGCATTGGCGCGCTGTTGCTGTTTCTTTCCTATCTGGCTTCGTTCTATGCGCCGCTCGAAGCGATCATGTACAGCACTTCGACGATCCAGGGCGCGGCCGGCAGCGCGCGGCGTGTTCGCGAAGTGCTGCAAACGGAACGCGAAGTTGCGGACAAACCAGGGGCGATCGCGCTGGCGGTCTCACGCGGCCACGTAAAGGTCGAAAACGTGACGTTCGGTTATGAACGAGGCAGTCCAGTGTTGCGCGGCGTGTCGCTGGAAGTCCTGCCCGGCGAAATCGTCGCGCTGGTCGGCGCGACGGGCGCGGGAAAGAGCACGTTGGTCAGTCTCGTGCCGCGTTTTGTCGATCCTTGGGAAGGCAGTGTGCGTATCGATGGACGCGATGTGCGCGACCTGCAGTTGAAGTCGTTGCGACGCCAAGTCGCCATTGTTTTGCAGGAGCCGTTCTTGTTTCCTCTGAGTGTCGCCGAGAACATCGCCTACGGCAGACCGCGCTCCACGATGGCCGACATCGAAACCGCCGCGCGCGCCGCGGGCGCGCACGATTTTATCACCCGGCTTCCGCAAGGCTATCATACGGTGATCGGCGAGCGTGGCGCGACGTTGTCTGGCGGCGAACGGCAGCGTCTTTCGATCGCGCGCGCGCTGCTGAAGGACGCGCCGATATTGATTCTCGATGAACCGACCAGCGCGCTTGACGTGGAGACCGAGCGCGCATTTCTGGAGGCGTTGGACCCGTTGACCGCTCGCCGCGCGACGTTCATCATCGCGCACCGTCTGTCAACTGTGCGGCGCGCGAACCGGATCGTGGTGCTGGAAAGGGGCGCGATCGTGGAAACCGGTTCGCACGATGAGCTGCTGGCTTGCGGCGGCCTTTACGGGAAGTTTTTCCGCCTGCAATTTGGAGCTAATCCCAAATGAATGAACCCTTCGGCCAGTCTGTTGCCCTGCCACCGAACGTCCGCATCGGCCCGAATACCCTGATCACCGGCGATCTCGCGTTCAAACGCTTTCACAGCAGGCGCGACACCGCACTGATCGTTGGTTCGAACTGCACGATGGACGGCGTTCACTTCGCGTTCGGCGAGCAGGGCAGCGCGCGCATCGGTGATTTTTGCTACTTCACGAACGCGGTCCTGCTTTGCGAACTCGAACTGCGGATCGGCAATTACGTTGTCATCGGGTGGAACACGACGATT is drawn from Candidatus Angelobacter sp. and contains these coding sequences:
- a CDS encoding ABC transporter ATP-binding protein, translated to MRAEDTDLFRLCRWLSRYAFRRWPGLLGVVVTMLFKIGLDILKPWPMVFLVDFVLKGETTSAFFSHVAGMLPGGSEPANLVVWSVVATVLIFLLGWAVGLANAYVNISFGQRMVYDLAGDLFAKLQQLSLHFHARKSVGDNVRRLTADCTCVSVIVKDALLPVFSATASLAAMFVILWCVDAALTSLALAVVPCMALVFRHYAKPMMDRSYQQQEIEGRIYSLVEQTFSAMPAVQAFGCEELNERSFRQATRDTLAATLALTNVQLQFKILMGLATAAGTAGVLWLGTQHALDGRLSIGALLLFLSYLASFYAPLEAIMYSTSTIQGAAGSARRVREVLQTEREVADKPGAIALAVSRGHVKVENVTFGYERGSPVLRGVSLEVLPGEIVALVGATGAGKSTLVSLVPRFVDPWEGSVRIDGRDVRDLQLKSLRRQVAIVLQEPFLFPLSVAENIAYGRPRSTMADIETAARAAGAHDFITRLPQGYHTVIGERGATLSGGERQRLSIARALLKDAPILILDEPTSALDVETERAFLEALDPLTARRATFIIAHRLSTVRRANRIVVLERGAIVETGSHDELLACGGLYGKFFRLQFGANPK
- a CDS encoding acyltransferase; protein product: MNEPFGQSVALPPNVRIGPNTLITGDLAFKRFHSRRDTALIVGSNCTMDGVHFAFGEQGSARIGDFCYFTNAVLLCELELRIGNYVVIGWNTTIADSDFHPLAPAERIADAIACSPLGRGRPRPEIPRKPVVIEDDVWVGPNATILKGVHIGSGAWIEPGALVTRDVPPGARVMGNPAQVMGEVE